A single Bacillota bacterium DNA region contains:
- the dapF gene encoding diaminopimelate epimerase: MSANELMAITEPVTFWKMSGCGNDFVIIDNREDLIPEGAKGVFARNVCMPHLSLGADGVMFIERSRACHLRMRLFNPDASEGEMCGNGARCTALVAWRQGMAPRRMTFETRAGVVEAVVGSDSVAIRVPVGPAELVPLGEAVREVQQPGRGQERDWPDVGFFVPVGVPHLVIPLPDSHLLDRLDVEGLGRRIRSWDRFPQGANVDFMARGGDRVRVRTYERGVERETYACGSGAVAAALVAESLGWVTSPVTISTRGGTLVVSREVQDERSVWLSGPVATIAYGHLFRPAWLPHGPE; this comes from the coding sequence GTGTCAGCGAACGAATTGATGGCGATCACCGAACCGGTAACCTTTTGGAAGATGAGCGGCTGTGGCAATGACTTTGTGATCATCGACAACCGGGAGGACCTCATACCGGAGGGAGCCAAGGGGGTATTTGCCCGCAACGTGTGCATGCCTCACCTTTCCCTCGGGGCCGATGGAGTTATGTTCATCGAAAGGTCGCGCGCCTGTCACCTGCGCATGCGCCTGTTCAACCCGGATGCCTCCGAGGGCGAGATGTGCGGCAACGGGGCCCGCTGCACCGCTCTGGTCGCCTGGCGCCAGGGCATGGCGCCGCGCCGCATGACCTTCGAAACCCGTGCCGGCGTGGTGGAGGCGGTGGTGGGATCCGATAGCGTGGCCATCCGCGTGCCCGTGGGGCCTGCGGAATTGGTTCCCCTGGGCGAGGCCGTGCGCGAGGTGCAACAGCCAGGCCGCGGGCAGGAGCGAGATTGGCCGGACGTGGGCTTCTTTGTCCCGGTGGGGGTACCCCACCTGGTAATACCCCTGCCCGACAGTCACCTCCTTGACCGGCTGGACGTCGAGGGGCTGGGTCGCAGGATCAGGTCCTGGGATCGCTTCCCCCAGGGTGCCAATGTAGATTTCATGGCCAGGGGAGGAGACCGGGTGCGGGTGAGGACCTACGAAAGGGGGGTCGAGCGGGAGACCTATGCGTGTGGCAGCGGAGCGGTGGCGGCAGCGCTGGTAGCGGAAAGCCTGGGATGGGTCACCTCCCCGGTGACGATCAGCACCAGAGGGGGCACCCTGGTCGTCAGCCGGGAGGTGCAAGACGAGCGGAGCGTGTGGCTGAGCGGGCCGGTGGCGACGATCGCGTACGGGCATCTGTTTCGCCCGGCCTGGTTGCCGCACGGTCCGGAATAG
- a CDS encoding branched-chain amino acid ABC transporter permease yields MLLQTLVTGLAIGGIYALMAVGYSLVFSVLNFSNFAHGTVIMLASYVGYYLLTSFHQPMAVAILGAVVGAAGLAVLNESLAYSPLRARRAPSLYFMISAMGTSIFLENMVYVTIGSHFYAYPEVFRHQTISVLGSSLGVLDLFALGFSAAAITVLHYFLTRSKLGTAIRAASYDMTVASINGVNINRLVKLVFVLAGSLAGLSGIFMGFKYIVYPTMGWITNKAYIAAVIGGLGSLPGAVIGGLVLGLTETLVSVYVSSIIRDVFSFSLLVVLLLVLPTGLLGKSLEEKV; encoded by the coding sequence TTGCTCCTGCAAACCCTGGTAACAGGCCTGGCCATAGGCGGGATATACGCGCTCATGGCAGTGGGCTATTCCCTGGTGTTCAGCGTACTCAACTTCAGCAACTTCGCCCACGGGACGGTGATCATGCTCGCCTCCTACGTCGGCTACTACCTCCTCACCTCCTTCCATCAGCCCATGGCAGTCGCTATCCTGGGGGCAGTGGTGGGGGCGGCAGGGCTGGCGGTGTTGAATGAGAGCCTGGCTTACTCCCCGCTGCGGGCGCGGCGGGCCCCCAGCCTGTATTTCATGATCAGCGCCATGGGGACATCCATCTTCCTGGAGAACATGGTGTATGTGACCATCGGGTCGCACTTTTACGCCTATCCCGAGGTCTTCCGCCACCAGACCATCAGCGTCCTGGGCAGCTCCCTGGGCGTGCTTGATCTCTTTGCGTTGGGGTTTTCGGCGGCGGCCATCACCGTGCTCCATTACTTCCTCACTCGCAGCAAGCTGGGCACGGCTATCCGGGCTGCCAGCTACGACATGACTGTGGCCAGCATCAATGGAGTGAACATCAACCGGCTGGTGAAGCTGGTGTTTGTGCTGGCGGGATCCCTGGCGGGGCTATCCGGCATCTTCATGGGGTTTAAGTACATCGTGTACCCCACCATGGGATGGATCACCAACAAGGCTTACATCGCTGCTGTGATCGGAGGCCTGGGCAGCCTGCCCGGTGCCGTTATCGGTGGGCTCGTCCTGGGATTGACCGAGACGCTCGTGTCGGTGTATGTGTCTTCCATCATCCGTGACGTGTTCAGCTTTTCGCTGCTGGTGGTGCTGCTGTTAGTGCTGCCCACCGGGTTGCTGGGCAAGTCGCTGGAGGAGAAGGTGTAG
- a CDS encoding ABC transporter substrate-binding protein, translated as MVRKLTMLATIGLLVLSTLAGCAGGKPETKPEAKPAEEQVIKIGHEVALTGDSSMWGQSEKNALEMVVEKINKEGGVLGKQIKLIAYDNRADATEGVNVARRLIHQDKVVAIIGPAQSGVAIAVSSVTEPAQVPFVATTATNPKVTVDNNVLKKYAFRACFIDPFQGTVAAQFAYTDLGARKAAILYDVGSDYSSWLGKYFAEAFTKMGGEIVANEAFRSGELDFRAMLGKIKPKNPDVLFIPTMQKEAALAMKQARDLKIKATFLGGDGWASPDLITLGGSAVEGSYFVNIASLEDPEIQDFIAEYRQRYKADPVMPNPIMAVDALYAIVDAIKRTQSTDPVKIAEALAQTKDLKVLSGLLTIDPNTHDPVNKPAVIQGVKEGKFVFVKKYVTK; from the coding sequence ATGGTGCGCAAGCTGACGATGCTCGCCACAATCGGGCTGCTTGTTCTGAGCACTCTGGCGGGGTGCGCGGGGGGCAAGCCCGAAACCAAACCGGAGGCCAAGCCGGCAGAAGAGCAGGTCATCAAGATCGGTCACGAGGTAGCCCTGACCGGCGACTCCTCCATGTGGGGCCAGTCGGAAAAGAACGCCCTGGAGATGGTAGTCGAGAAGATCAATAAAGAGGGTGGTGTACTCGGGAAGCAGATCAAGCTGATCGCGTATGACAACCGGGCCGACGCCACCGAGGGTGTCAACGTCGCCAGGCGCCTCATCCACCAGGACAAGGTGGTGGCCATTATAGGGCCGGCCCAGAGCGGAGTGGCCATCGCCGTTTCGTCGGTGACGGAACCTGCCCAGGTTCCCTTCGTGGCCACCACCGCCACCAACCCGAAGGTAACTGTAGACAACAACGTTCTCAAGAAGTACGCCTTCCGGGCGTGTTTCATCGATCCCTTCCAGGGCACGGTGGCGGCCCAATTCGCTTACACCGACCTGGGGGCCCGCAAGGCGGCCATTCTGTACGACGTGGGGTCGGACTACTCCTCGTGGCTGGGCAAGTACTTCGCCGAGGCATTTACCAAGATGGGTGGAGAGATCGTGGCCAACGAGGCCTTCCGGTCAGGCGAACTGGACTTCCGGGCCATGCTGGGTAAGATAAAACCCAAGAATCCGGACGTGCTGTTCATCCCGACCATGCAAAAGGAAGCCGCCCTGGCCATGAAGCAGGCCCGCGATCTCAAAATCAAGGCCACGTTCCTGGGAGGCGACGGCTGGGCCAGCCCGGACCTGATTACCCTGGGCGGGAGCGCCGTGGAAGGCTCCTACTTCGTGAACATCGCCAGCCTGGAGGACCCCGAGATCCAGGACTTCATCGCCGAGTACCGCCAGCGCTATAAGGCGGACCCGGTCATGCCCAACCCGATCATGGCTGTAGACGCCCTGTACGCCATCGTCGATGCGATCAAGCGCACCCAGAGTACGGACCCCGTGAAGATCGCGGAGGCCCTGGCCCAGACCAAGGACCTGAAGGTGCTCAGCGGCCTGCTCACTATAGACCCCAACACCCACGATCCTGTCAACAAGCCCGCCGTGATCCAGGGGGTCAAGGAGGGCAAGTTCGTCTTCGTGAAGAAGTACGTCACCAAGTAG